The Vibrio bathopelagicus genomic sequence ACCTTAAAGCACTGCAACAAAGCCACGCTTCAAGTGATGTGGTGGTTCGTCCTCTACAACAACAGGACAACACCGAAGTTGCCAATGTAATTCGCCAAGTCTCTTATGAAAACGGGCTAACTGAAGAGAAAGGCTATGGTGTGGCGGATCCCACCTTAGGAGACATGTTCAGTGTTTATAACAACGAAAGATCTCAGTATTGGGTGATTGAACTTGATGGAAAGGTTGTCGGTGGTGGTGGGTTTGCACCATTAGCAGGTATGCCAGAAGTCTGTGAACTGCAAAAAATGTACTTTTTACCAGAAACCAGAGGCAAAGGCTTAGCGAAGAAGTTGGTTAATATGTCGATGGACAAAGCTAAGGAACTGGGTTATCAACATATGTATCTAGAAACAACCGAATGTCTTAATGCCGCCGTTAAACTTTACGAAAAATTGGGCTTTGAGCACCTTGATTCAGCCTGGGGAGAAACAGGCCATGACGCTTGTGAGGTTGTCATGGCCAAAACGCTATAATATGTTTTTGAAATAGGGTTAACGTCGGCAGTTCATTAGAGGACAAGCGAGTGAGCAAATTGATTCATTGTGTAACGGGCTAATTAAATAACCGCTAGTTACGTAAAAAGTTACTCGCGCAAGAGGCTGGATTCAAGGCGACAAAAGAGCTTTCTTTCTGTCCATCCAGTTCAACTTCTAATTGATATAAATGCTTAGGGTTGGGGTTCTCAAGATCAAAAAGGATCGGAGCTTCAACCTGAAATACAACACCAGTATGCTCAGCTCGTACATCTATTGGCATGACTAGTGTCATACCGTTGAATTTGATTGATGCAGAGACTAGTCCTGCTTTTAGTGTCTGATAAATAACATCCACTTTAAACTCGCAGCCACCACCGTGGTGCCAGATTTGCTCGGTGACGACTTGCTCAAGCTTCACATTACGAACAAACTGCAAATACGGTGTGTGCCAAATCCCAATACGTGAATCTGATTTAGCAACGGCTGCTGAAGATACAGAGTCATCCATATCCTCTTCAAGCAACAGGCTCTCCTCTTCTTCAAGGAAAAGGATCTCAAAACGATTTCGACCAAGCTGCATATAAGGGCGGATGTCTTTGCGATATTCAGCTTCGCTGCCATCACAGTCAAATACGGCAACGCCATTGAGTCGTACTTCTGCAAAGTAGTCAACGCCTGCGACGACTAGCTCAACAAATGGGCACGCCAACATGGCATCATCCACTTCGATGTCATGCATCAGGTGCCACTCTTGCTCTGCAATTTCTTCTTCACTCAAGCTATTAGGGAGCTTTGAGCTTAATGGAGCAGGAAAGGTAATGTCATCTTGTGGGATTGAGAGATCCGTCAGTGGCGAGATTTGCCAAAGACCATCGAGAGGTAGCCGCATGTCATTCCTTGAGCTAGATCAATTTTGACCGCATTATAATGAATGAATGCATATAAAGACATTTATTTTTCTGAGGACAAAAAAATGCCAGCTCAAGGCTGGCATTCTTTAAAACTGGGAGAGATTACTCTTCGTCTTCATCATCTTCGTCAGGGTAGATAGCATCTTCACCTTCGTAGTAAGTACCCCAACCGTCGTAGATAATGTCAAACTTCTCTGCAAGATTTACAAGCTTTTCAACTTGCTCATCAATCGCTTCTGCGTTCAGAGTACACTGCATCGTTGCATCACAACAAAGTAGCTTATTGCCATCTTCGTCCTCTGTCTCTTCAGCTTCAAGCACTTCAAAGCCCATTTTGAATGCTTCAACAACGGCTTTCTCAAGTACTGCGAAATCTTCAGCGAATAGGTGATGCTCGATATCGTATAGAGCTTCAGGATCGCTACCATCTTCGATTAGTGCTTCAATGATGTCGCGAGTCTCTCCTTTTTGAAATTCAATTAATTCCGCTACTGATAGATATTCATCTTCGTGAGACATGTGTCTGCTCCAGAGTGTTGACTATGAAAAGATCAAATTTGATTGCCACGAAATATGGCACGGATCGCCTAGAAAAGCCACCTAGATCAGGCGTAGAAGAGTAAGTTTATCGCTAGATAACAGAAGGGATATCAATTAAAAAGTGAAATCAAAATCACAGAAACAAATTTTCAACATATTATTAACCATCGTGTGTTTTAGCATTTCATTTTTATTGTTACTTTTAGCCTTACTCCCTCAAAATTGAGTGGATAGTCATATCAGATGCATACGGTCGATCACTTCATTGATGCATAAAACCTCACTTAAAAGTAAATAACTGCATAAATTTTGAATGGAAAATCATGTTCACCAAGCAAAATGGATTATCGAATCACTGAAATTTGAGCATAGATCCGCAAAAAGTTTGTTCCAGAACCTAACCTTTCGATTGGATTTTAATATTAACAATTCAACATAACTCAGCATTTAAAACCAAAAATATCAAAATAACATAACCTTTACACAAGTTTCAAAACTTGCATATTACGAACAAGCTTGTCATAAATAGACGCTGGATTAATAGTAAGGATGCAAAATGAGTAAGCTGTACGTTGGCTCCGAAGTCGGTCAATTAAGACGAGTTCTCCTAAATAGGCCTGAAAGGGCACTCACCCACCTCACCCCTTCTAACTGTCATGAGCTACTCTTTGATGATGTACTTGCAGTAGAAGCGGCTGGTGAAGAACACGATGCCTTTGCGACGACACTTCGTAACCAAGACGTTGAAGTGTTATTACTGCATGACCTACTGGTTGAGACACTCGCTGTAGCTCAAGCTCGTGAGTGGCTGCTTAATACTCAAATCTCTGATTTCCGTTACGGCCCTACATTCGCACGTGATTTAAGAGAGTACCTTGCTCAAATGGACAATGAGCACTTAGCCACGATCCTACTTGGTGGTTTAGCCTACTCTGAACTTCCTATTAAATCTTCTTCAATGCTACCGAAGATGCACCGCCCGCTTGATTTCGTTATTGAGCCGCTACCTAACCATCTATTTACCCGCGATACTTCTTGTTGGGTTTATGGAGGCGTCTCTCTTAACCCTATGATGATGCCCGCTCGCCAACGAGAAACGAATCACTTGCGAGCAATATACCGTTGGCACCCTGTATTCGCCGGCCAAGACTTCATTAAGTATTTCGGTGATGAAGATCTTCATTACGACAATGCGAATATTGAAGGTGGAGATGTACTGGTTATCGGTAAAGGCGCTGTTCTTATCGGTATTTCAGAGCGTACTAAACCACAAGGTGTTGAAAACCTAGCGGCTAGTTTATTCAAATCCGGTCAAGCTAAAGAAGTGATTGCGATTGATTTACCGAAGCATCGCTCTTGTATGCACCTTGATACGGTCATGACGCACATGGATATCGACACATTCTCAGTCTATCCAGAGATCGTTCGCAAAGACCTAGATACTTGGCGCTTAACGCCGAAAGAAAATGGCGAAATGCGAGTAGAGAAAGCTGAAAACTACCTAACAGCGATTGAAGGCGCGCTGGATCTCGATCAACTGAAGATCATCACAACTGGTGGTGATAACTACGAAGCTGAACGTGAGCAGTGGAATGACGCTAACAATGTACTGACGGTTAAACCGGGTACGGTTATCGGTTATGAGCGTAATGTCTACACCAATGAGAAATACGACAAAGCCGGTATCGAAGTTCTGACGATTCCGGGCAATGAGCTAGGTCGTGGTCGTGGTGGCGCTCGCTGTATGAGCTGTCCTATCGAAAGAGACGGTATCTAAGCTACAAAACTCAATAAAACGAACACACTAACTTACCTAGGCCAGTACCATTGTACTGGCCTTTTTTATTATTTTAATAAAATAAATATTCACAAATATAGCATTATTATGTTTAACTAAGTTCTTCATTGATTCTATATACCCAAGGAGCGAGAGATGGCCTTTAATCTTCGCAATCGTAACTTTCTAAAACTTCTCGACTTTACTCCTAAAGAGATTCAGTTTTTGCTCGACCTGTCTGCCGATCTAAAAAAAGCAAAGTATGCAGGTACCGAGCAGAAAAAGCTTAATGGTAAAAATATCGCTTTGATCTTTGAAAAAGCATCAACTCGAACACGTTGTGCTTTTGAGGTAGCCGCCTTTGATCAAGGTGCTCAAGTCTCTTACTTAGGTCCTTCTGGCTCTCAGATTGGTCAGAAAGAATCAATGAAAGATACAGCGCGTGTATTAGGTCGTATGTACGATGGTATTGAATATCGTGGTTTTGGCCAGAGTATTGTCGAAGATCTTGGCGCTTATGCGGGTGTACCGGTTTGGAATGGTCTAACCGATGAATTCCACCCTACTCAGATCTTGGCTGATTTCCTCACTATGCTTGAGCATGGTCGAGGAAAGCATCTGCATCAAATCAGTTTTGCTTACCTAGGTGATGCACGTAACAACATGGGTAATTCTCTGTTAGTGGGTGCGGCGAAAATGGGTATGGATATTCGCCTTGTCGCGCCTAAAGCGTTCTGGCCAGAAGAACAGCTTGTCGAAGAATGCCAAACTATAGCCCAAACTACAGGTGCAAAAATCACGCTAACAGAAGACGTTACCGAAGGTGTGAAAGGCTGTGATTTCCTTTACACCGATGTTTGGGTTTCCATGGGTGAAGCACCAGAAGCTTGGGACGAACGTGTGGCGGTAATGACGCCTTACCAAGTGAATATGGATGTCATAAAGCTCACAGGCAACCCTCAAGTGAAGTTCATGCATTGCCTGCCTGCTTTCCACAATAATGAAACCGTGATCGGCCAGCAAGTCGCAGACAAATATGGAATGAACGGTTTAGAAGTAACAGACGAAGTATTTGAGTCTGACTACTCGATTGTGTTTGATGAAGCAGAGAATCGCATGCACACCATCAAAGCGGTAATGGTCGCGACACTTGGCCAATAGAGAATAATGAAAGTAAACAAAAGCTTGATGTAATCGCTTGCGCTCACAAATTGAAAGCGTATAATTCTCGGCAATTTGTCTGAGAGTAGTGAAAATGACGCCAACCAATGTTGTGATAAAACATAATGATATTGTGAAAACACATAATAAAATTGTGAAAACACCAAATATTGCTCGCAAGCTAGCATGCTTGCCAGGCCGTCTATTCTGCTTTTCAGCACTTTTTTAAAGCCTCCCATTATGGGGGGCTTTTTTATGGCCAATACATTATTGTGGGGAAGAAGATCATGGCGAATTCGCTCTATCAAAAGCACATCATCTCAATTCCAGAGCTTTCTCGTGAAGAGCTAGAATTAATTGTTCAAACGGCAGGTCAACTCAAAGCGGAACCAAACCCAGAACTCATCAAGAACAAAGTTGTTGCAAGCTGCTTCTTCGAACCTTCAACGCGAACTCGTCTCTCTTTTGAAACGGCAATTCAACGCATCGGTGGTGACGTGATTGGTTTCGACAGCGGTGGTAACACGTCACTGGCGAAGAAAGGCGAAACGCTAGCAGACTCAGTACAGGTTATCTCTTCATACGTTGATGCTTACGTAATGCGCCACCCTCAAGAAGGCGCAGCGCGTCTGGCTTCTGAGTTCTCTAACGGTGTACCTGTGATTAACGCGGGCGACGGCGCAAACCAACACCCAACACAAACACTATTAGACCTGTTCTCTATTGCCGAAACTCAAGGTCGCTTAGATAACCTTAACGTTGCATTCGTTGGTGACCTTAAGTACGGCCGCACGGTTCACTCGCTGACTCAAGCACTAGCGAAGTTCGACAACATCTGTTTCTATTTCGTTGCTCCAGAAGCACTGGCGATGCCTGACTACATTTGTGAAGAGCTTGATGAAGCGGGAATCAAGTACCAACTACTGACAGACATGGAAGATGTGATTCCTGAGCTGGATGTTCTGTACATGACTCGAGTTCAGAAAGAACGTTTTGATGAATCGGAATACGCGCACATCAAATCAGCGTACATCCTGACGGCTCCTATGCTGGAAAATGCACGTGATAACCTAAAGGTTCTACACCCTCTGCCTCGCGTTGACGAAATTACGATTGACGTCGATAAAACACCTTACGCTTACTACTTCCAACAAGCAGAGAACGGTGTTTACGCGCGTGAAGCATTGCTAGCCCTTGTTCTTAACGAAACGCTGTAGAGGAGACATATCATGTCTAAAGAGACTCAATTAAAAGTTGAAGCCATCAAAAACGGAACGGTAATCGACCACATCCCAGCCAACATCGGGATCAAGGTACTCAAGTTGTTCGACATGCATAACTCTAATCAGCGAGTGACGATTGGCCTAAACCTACCGTCTTCTGCACTAGGTGGAAAAGACCTACTCAAGATTGAGAATGTGTTTATCACCGAAGAACAAGCGAGCAAGCTGGCTCTTTATGCACCTCACGCGACCGTTAACCAAATTGAAGATTACGAAGTGGTTAAGAAGCTAGCATTAGAGCTTCCTGAGCAAATCAACGATGTGTTTGAGTGTCCAAACACCAACTGCATTACTCACAACGAGCCCGTTGAAAGCAGCTTTAAAATCTTTGAAAAGAAAGAAGATATTCGATTGAAGTGTAAGTACTGCGAAAAAGTCTTCTCTCGTGAGATCGTGACAGAAAGATAACGTCATACGGCAACGCCGATCGAACGCAAAAACTATTCAATACCTCGCCCGTGCGGGGTATTTTGCTCTTTACCTATCCTAAGTTTGAAGGCACACTGAAAATCGCTTTTTATCTAATAACTGACGGAATAACCAATGACTAAAGTACTTCACACAGAATCTGCTCCAGCTGCAATCGGCCCATATGTACAAGGCGTTGACCTTGGCAACATGGTTCTGACTTCTGGTCAAATCCCAGTAAATCCAGCAACTGGTGAAGTATCTGCTGATATCGCAGAACAAGCTCGCCAATCTCTAGACAACGTTCAAGCGGTTGTTGAAGCTTCTGGCCTGACTGTAAAAGACATCGTAAAACTAACGGTATTCGTTAAAGACCTAAACGACTTCGGCACAGTAAACGAAGTTTACGGTAAATTCTTTGATGAGCACGGCGTTGCAAACTACCCTGCACGTTCATGTGTTGAAGTAGCACGTCTGCCAAAAGATGTAGGTATCGAGATCGAAGCTATTGCGGTTCGTAAATAGGTTTTAATCTCTAGATTAAACGTCTTCTAATAAACGACTTAGCGTAATGCTGAGTGTTTATCAGATACAAAAAAGGTTGCCTAATTGGCAACCTTTTTTATTGTCTGTTGTTTTGCTTAGATGATTACTTCTTATTAAGCTCAACGACTTCTTTGTCTAACTCTTCAAGTTTAGCGGCCATTTGCTCGCGGGCTAGGTTAGCGAGTTGGCGAACATTAGACTTATCGTAGTCTTCAGTGCTGATTGGTGGCAGCATTTCAACAATCACATGACCATTGTTCCAACGGTTCAGCTTCACGCCACCTGTTGAGCTACACACGATAGGAATAATAGGTAAACCAGCGCCAATTGCAGCATGGAAAGCACCTGTCTTAAATGGCAACAAGCCACGACCACGAGAACGAGTTCCTTCAGGGAACATCCACACTGAGACATCACTCTCTTTAAGGCTAGTAACCACTTGGTCAATCGTACCTACCGCTTTGCTGCGGTTAGCTCGGTCAATTAGGATATTACCCGTCAGCCAATACAGCTGACCAAAAAGAGGCATCCACGCTAGACTCTTCTTACCAACAGTCACGACTTTAGGCGTTACCGCTGATGAAATCGTGAATAGATCCCAGCTATTTTGGTGGTTCGCAACGTAAACGTGTTGGCCACGAGAATAGGCATCTTCCGGGATACGAAGCTCTAACTTCATGCCGAAGATCTTCGACATGCGACCGAAATAGCGGCCAAAGGTAAATACGTGTTTCGGATTACGTGGACTAAGTAGACAGTAACCACAACCAAATACAAACATAAGAATCGCAAATATCGCCAATGCGAAAATACGTAATATTGCTATCATTTTGTTCCTCACCAACCGCAAAGCTCATTTATCGACTCACACTAAGGTGTACAACAGAGTCACTAGCGGTAAATACAACTATAAAAAAGCCGAAACCAAGGTTCCGACTTTTGTGTTTTTATCTTACTGATTCATGAACTCACTAACCTAAGTTAGCTCGACTCACGAAATCGCGTAATGTTTGCGCCTAAGGCTGAAAGTTTATCTTCAATCTTATCGTAACCACGATCGATGTGATAAATACGGTCAACGATGGTTTCCCCTTGAGCAATACAACCAGCAATAACAAGGCTCGCAGATGCACGAAGGTCCGTTGCCATGACTTGAGCGCCGCTCAATTTCTCGGTTTCACCACAGATAGCTGTATTACCTTCGATCTCAGCTTTTGCGCCCATTCGCTGTAATTCAGGAATGTGCATAAAGCGGTTTTCAAAGATAGTCTCAGTGATCACACCACTGCCCTTCGCCATCATGTTAAGCAGAGTAAACTGAGCTTGCATGTCTGTTGGGAAGCCAGGGTGAGGTGCTGTTACGATTTTCACCGCTTTCAGCTCACGATCTGTCATATCTAGGCTAATCCAGTCGTCGCCCGTTTCAATCTTCGCACCCGCTTCTTCAAGCTTAGCTAAAGCTGCTTCAAGAAGATGAGCGTTGGTATTACGACAAACAACTTTACCGCCAGAAACTGCAGCCGCTACAAGGAACGTACCTGTTTCAATGCGATCAGCAACCACAGAGTGATGACCACCACCAAGACGCTCAACGCCTTCGATAGTAATCGTGTCTGTACCTGCGCCAGAAATCTTAGCACCTAGTTTGTTTAGGAAATCAGCCGTATCAACAATCTCAGGCTCGCGCGCAGAGTTGTCTAATACTGTTGTCCCTTCCGCTAATGTTGCTGCACACATGATAGTAATCGTAGCGCCTACGCTTACTTTATCCATCACGATATGCGCGCCTTTCAGACGGCCATCAACACTTGCTTTTACATAACCATCTTCCAATTTAATGGTCGCACCTAGTTGCTCTAGGCCATGGATATGCAAATCAACAGGTCGAGCACCAATTGCACAACCACCAGGAAGTGACACTTGGCCTTCACCAAAACGAGCAACTAGAGGACCCAAAGCCCAGATAGAAGCACGCATTGTTTTCACTAAATCGTAAGGCGCACAAAATTCATTAATTTCGCTGCCATCAACATGAACACTACCATTACGTGATACTTTTGCGCCTAAACGCTTAAGTAGTTCCATCGTAGTATCGATGTCACGTAGGTGAGGAACATTACTCACTTCAACCGGCTCTTCAGCAAGGATTGATGCGAATAAAATAGGTAGCGCTGCATTTTTTGCGCCTGAGATCGTCACTTCACCGCTTAACGGCTTATCCGATCCAATAACTCGAAACTTTTCCATCATAAACCTTAAAGTGACATCAGTTTCTTATCACGTCCCCACTCTTCTGGCGTGAAAGCCTTAATAGAAAGAGCATGGATGTCATTGCGTTGAATGTATTCCATTAGTGGGCCGTAGATTAGTTGCTGCTTCTTAACTCGATTCATGCCATCAAAACATGGATCAACGGCAACAACTTCGTAATGACTGCCTTCACCCTTCACGAAAATCTCCTGAAGGTTCAGTGCTTCTGCTAATAATTCTTGTACTTTTGTGCTGTCCACAAATAGCTCCTGCCTAATTTTTTATGTGTTCTGCCATCATTGGCTGGATATTGCTCAATTGGAACAACGTTCGCAATTGTTCTGGCACGAAACTGAGCATTATATGACAGTTTTGATTTTTTGCATGCTCTAATAAGTGAATTAGCATCACCATTCCTGCTGAATCGACTCGATTTATATGGCTAAGGTCAATTTCAACGTCTGATTCCGTCGTTTGCCACTTTTCCAATATACGCCAGATTGCAGGGACACTGTCTCGGTCGATATCACCGAGCAGCTGATACTCTTTAGAGCTTAGTGCTTGCCATTGAGAATGGCTCATTATTTGTTACTCTCAAAACGAATCGGTTGTGCGGCCAGTTTTTCTAGTTCGTCGGCAACTTGTAAGATGCCTTCTTGACGAATCTTAGTATTCCACTCTGACTGCTTACTTGAAAGTAGGCTAATGCCTTCAGCAACCATATCAAATGCCTTCCACTCGCCTGATTTTTTGTCTTTGCGCAGCTTAAATTCAAGCTTAATGTTTGGGCGTGGCGTATCGATGATATCTACCTTGATACTGGTAATACGGCTATCCGCTTTGATTTTTGGCTCAGGACCAAATTGAATCGTCTGATCCGAGTACTGAGTCAGCACTTGAGCATAAGAAGAAACGAGGTACTTACGGAATGCATCGATAAATACACGTACGTCTTTTCTGTCCGCCCCTTTTAGGTTAGGTCCTAACAACTTAAGTGCCGCATATTGTGCGTTCACATAAGGCATCAATTCTTCTTCCACAATAACCTTCAATAATTCAGGATCATTGTGGATGTTCTCTTGCTCGTTCTTTAGGCGTTCAAAAGACACTTCTGCAACTTGAGTCATCATCTGATAAGGCTGAGTGCGGTCAATCGATTCTTCGGCAAAAACTTGAGTTGTCATCAGTAAAGCAACCGCTGCCATAAACCATTTTTTCAATAGGTTGTTAGTCTTTAACATGAGACTACTCCTTAGCTTCGTTATCGTCAGAACCGCCAACGCTATACAGCACCTGTCCAATCAAATCTTCTAGTACTAATGCTGATTTGGTGTCTTCAATTGAGTCACCATCAACCAACATCTCTTCATCTTCAAAAATGAAGCCAGGAACAAGACTGATGTATTGCTCACCAATTAAACCAGACGTTAAGATTTGAGCACTAGAGGTATCAGGAAATTGTGAGTACTTCGCATCAATAGACAGTTCAACCACAGGGAGATAACTTTCAGTATCAAGCTGAATACTCTGAACTCGGCCAACAACCACGCCACCTACCTTCACCGGAGAGCGAACTTTCAGGCTACCAATGTTGTCAAAGGTCGCTTTTAAGTTGTAAGTATGGTTTGAACCTAGACCTTTTACGTCAGCGACTTGAAAGATCATGATTAAGATTGCGCAAATTCCGGCAATAACAAAGGTGCCGACCCATAATTCTAATTTTCGAGTTTGTTGCATGATTAATTCCCAAACATCAATGCGGTAAGAACAAAATCTAGCCCTAATACCGCTAGAGAAGAGTGCACTACTGTGCGTGTGGTTGCCTGACTAATACCTTCAGAGGTCGGTACCGCATCATAGCCATTGAAAAGCGCGATCCACGTTACGGTGATAGCGAAGACCATACATTTGATCATGCTGTTGCCAATATCTCGACCCAGCTCAACAGAAGATTGCATCGCAGACCAGAAACTACCGTGGTCAATACCTTTCCAATCAACACCCACTATTTGGCCGCCCCAGATACCTACTGCCATAAAGATCATAGCAAGCAAAGGCATTGAGATAAGCCCGGCCCAAAGTCGTGGTGCAATAATCCGTTTAAGAGGATCGACCGCCATCATTTCAAGGCTAGAGATTTGTTCCGTCGCCTTCATTAAGCCAATTTCCGCAGTCAATGCTGAACCAGCACGCCCGGCAAATAAAAGCGCCGTTACCACAGGGCCGAGTTCACGAAGCAACGACAACGCGACCATTTGACCAAGATTACCTTCAGCGCCGTAATCAATTAATACGACATAACCCTGTAGGCTAAGTACCATACCGATGAACAGACCCGAAACTAAAATAATAGCCAATGACTGAACGCCAACGCTATAAAGTTGTTTAACTAATAAAGGGAAGTTTTTTAGTCTCGGGATGCCAAACAAAGCGCCAAATAACATCAGGCTTGCTCGACCAAATGACTCACAGATCGCAAGTGTTCGTTTACCGACACCCGCAATAGTTTTCGCAATCATATTAAAACAAATCCTTTTCTAGACTCTTTGCCGGGAACCTAAATGGCACAGGGCCATCCGCATCACCTTGCAAAAATTGCTGCACTCTTGGATCACTATTGTTGTACAGCTCGTCAGGCGATCCACTTGCTATGATTTTGCCATCAGCAAGCAGATAAACTAAATCAGCAATACTCATCACCTCTGGCACATCATGGGATACAACAACAGAGGTTAAACCCAAAGCCTGATTAAGGTTACGGATTAGCTCAACAAGCACACCCATAGTAATTGGGTCTTGGCCGACAAAAGGCTCATCGTACATAATCAGTTCCGGATCCAAAGCAATCGCACGAGCCAAAGCCGCTCGCCTTGCCATGCCGCCGGATAGCTCACTTGGCATCAATTGAGCCGCGCCTCGCAAGCCTACCGCTTCAAGTTTAAGCAAAAC encodes the following:
- a CDS encoding bifunctional helix-turn-helix transcriptional regulator/GNAT family N-acetyltransferase translates to MTSAQLRELSRQLVRQLGMLDKDCGDIALPPIQAHTLIELEQQPLTVNQLADKLNIDKSNASRAVNNLAKNSLIQTSPHPNDKRSIVASVTHQGINTLAQLHSQQNQFYDSVLERLTEAETQQVSGGIEHYLKALQQSHASSDVVVRPLQQQDNTEVANVIRQVSYENGLTEEKGYGVADPTLGDMFSVYNNERSQYWVIELDGKVVGGGGFAPLAGMPEVCELQKMYFLPETRGKGLAKKLVNMSMDKAKELGYQHMYLETTECLNAAVKLYEKLGFEHLDSAWGETGHDACEVVMAKTL
- a CDS encoding glycosyl hydrolase 2 galactose-binding domain-containing protein is translated as MRLPLDGLWQISPLTDLSIPQDDITFPAPLSSKLPNSLSEEEIAEQEWHLMHDIEVDDAMLACPFVELVVAGVDYFAEVRLNGVAVFDCDGSEAEYRKDIRPYMQLGRNRFEILFLEEEESLLLEEDMDDSVSSAAVAKSDSRIGIWHTPYLQFVRNVKLEQVVTEQIWHHGGGCEFKVDVIYQTLKAGLVSASIKFNGMTLVMPIDVRAEHTGVVFQVEAPILFDLENPNPKHLYQLEVELDGQKESSFVALNPASCASNFLRN
- the rraB gene encoding ribonuclease E inhibitor RraB; the encoded protein is MSHEDEYLSVAELIEFQKGETRDIIEALIEDGSDPEALYDIEHHLFAEDFAVLEKAVVEAFKMGFEVLEAEETEDEDGNKLLCCDATMQCTLNAEAIDEQVEKLVNLAEKFDIIYDGWGTYYEGEDAIYPDEDDEDEE
- the arcA gene encoding arginine deiminase, whose amino-acid sequence is MSKLYVGSEVGQLRRVLLNRPERALTHLTPSNCHELLFDDVLAVEAAGEEHDAFATTLRNQDVEVLLLHDLLVETLAVAQAREWLLNTQISDFRYGPTFARDLREYLAQMDNEHLATILLGGLAYSELPIKSSSMLPKMHRPLDFVIEPLPNHLFTRDTSCWVYGGVSLNPMMMPARQRETNHLRAIYRWHPVFAGQDFIKYFGDEDLHYDNANIEGGDVLVIGKGAVLIGISERTKPQGVENLAASLFKSGQAKEVIAIDLPKHRSCMHLDTVMTHMDIDTFSVYPEIVRKDLDTWRLTPKENGEMRVEKAENYLTAIEGALDLDQLKIITTGGDNYEAEREQWNDANNVLTVKPGTVIGYERNVYTNEKYDKAGIEVLTIPGNELGRGRGGARCMSCPIERDGI
- a CDS encoding ornithine carbamoyltransferase, with translation MAFNLRNRNFLKLLDFTPKEIQFLLDLSADLKKAKYAGTEQKKLNGKNIALIFEKASTRTRCAFEVAAFDQGAQVSYLGPSGSQIGQKESMKDTARVLGRMYDGIEYRGFGQSIVEDLGAYAGVPVWNGLTDEFHPTQILADFLTMLEHGRGKHLHQISFAYLGDARNNMGNSLLVGAAKMGMDIRLVAPKAFWPEEQLVEECQTIAQTTGAKITLTEDVTEGVKGCDFLYTDVWVSMGEAPEAWDERVAVMTPYQVNMDVIKLTGNPQVKFMHCLPAFHNNETVIGQQVADKYGMNGLEVTDEVFESDYSIVFDEAENRMHTIKAVMVATLGQ
- the pyrB gene encoding aspartate carbamoyltransferase → MANSLYQKHIISIPELSREELELIVQTAGQLKAEPNPELIKNKVVASCFFEPSTRTRLSFETAIQRIGGDVIGFDSGGNTSLAKKGETLADSVQVISSYVDAYVMRHPQEGAARLASEFSNGVPVINAGDGANQHPTQTLLDLFSIAETQGRLDNLNVAFVGDLKYGRTVHSLTQALAKFDNICFYFVAPEALAMPDYICEELDEAGIKYQLLTDMEDVIPELDVLYMTRVQKERFDESEYAHIKSAYILTAPMLENARDNLKVLHPLPRVDEITIDVDKTPYAYYFQQAENGVYAREALLALVLNETL
- the pyrI gene encoding aspartate carbamoyltransferase regulatory subunit, whose product is MSKETQLKVEAIKNGTVIDHIPANIGIKVLKLFDMHNSNQRVTIGLNLPSSALGGKDLLKIENVFITEEQASKLALYAPHATVNQIEDYEVVKKLALELPEQINDVFECPNTNCITHNEPVESSFKIFEKKEDIRLKCKYCEKVFSREIVTER
- a CDS encoding RidA family protein, translated to MTKVLHTESAPAAIGPYVQGVDLGNMVLTSGQIPVNPATGEVSADIAEQARQSLDNVQAVVEASGLTVKDIVKLTVFVKDLNDFGTVNEVYGKFFDEHGVANYPARSCVEVARLPKDVGIEIEAIAVRK
- a CDS encoding 1-acylglycerol-3-phosphate O-acyltransferase, encoding MIAILRIFALAIFAILMFVFGCGYCLLSPRNPKHVFTFGRYFGRMSKIFGMKLELRIPEDAYSRGQHVYVANHQNSWDLFTISSAVTPKVVTVGKKSLAWMPLFGQLYWLTGNILIDRANRSKAVGTIDQVVTSLKESDVSVWMFPEGTRSRGRGLLPFKTGAFHAAIGAGLPIIPIVCSSTGGVKLNRWNNGHVIVEMLPPISTEDYDKSNVRQLANLAREQMAAKLEELDKEVVELNKK
- the murA gene encoding UDP-N-acetylglucosamine 1-carboxyvinyltransferase, producing MEKFRVIGSDKPLSGEVTISGAKNAALPILFASILAEEPVEVSNVPHLRDIDTTMELLKRLGAKVSRNGSVHVDGSEINEFCAPYDLVKTMRASIWALGPLVARFGEGQVSLPGGCAIGARPVDLHIHGLEQLGATIKLEDGYVKASVDGRLKGAHIVMDKVSVGATITIMCAATLAEGTTVLDNSAREPEIVDTADFLNKLGAKISGAGTDTITIEGVERLGGGHHSVVADRIETGTFLVAAAVSGGKVVCRNTNAHLLEAALAKLEEAGAKIETGDDWISLDMTDRELKAVKIVTAPHPGFPTDMQAQFTLLNMMAKGSGVITETIFENRFMHIPELQRMGAKAEIEGNTAICGETEKLSGAQVMATDLRASASLVIAGCIAQGETIVDRIYHIDRGYDKIEDKLSALGANITRFRESS
- the ibaG gene encoding BolA family iron metabolism protein IbaG gives rise to the protein MDSTKVQELLAEALNLQEIFVKGEGSHYEVVAVDPCFDGMNRVKKQQLIYGPLMEYIQRNDIHALSIKAFTPEEWGRDKKLMSL